The Vibrio navarrensis genome has a segment encoding these proteins:
- a CDS encoding CPXCG motif-containing cysteine-rich protein: MRNYTEKHIKCPHCGHLIGITLDASNGSQDFYDDCPACCHAIHLNMMVDEMQDTIQLTIDADDEQVF; encoded by the coding sequence ATGCGTAACTACACTGAAAAACACATCAAGTGCCCTCATTGCGGGCATCTTATCGGTATTACATTAGACGCCAGCAATGGCAGTCAAGACTTCTACGATGACTGCCCAGCTTGTTGCCACGCAATCCACCTCAATATGATGGTGGACGAAATGCAAGACACCATTCAACTAACGATAGACGCCGACGACGAGCAGGTTTTCTAA